DNA sequence from the Oncorhynchus clarkii lewisi isolate Uvic-CL-2024 chromosome 9, UVic_Ocla_1.0, whole genome shotgun sequence genome:
GAAGATGCTGACGATCACTAGCTCCACAATCTTTTTGCTTCAGGTAAACGTGCTGAGGATACTTTATTGGGAGGTTGCTGTGTTCCAATTCCTAAATGGATTATTACATTATGGATTATAATGGTTGATGTCACCTAGGTCATCATGGATTTTCATCTTTGACAGCTGACACTGCTCTCTGATTATGTGTGTACACCgttaaaaaaaacacatgtttttacAGTAAGTTACTGGCAGACAGTTATCTGTAAATTACTGTAAAAAAAAGTAGAGTATGTTACCGTAAATTCAAAATAAACCTTGGTTTAACAGTACATTACTGAAAAGAAGTGCTTTCTTTGGAatttacagtaacatactgtacttGCTTTTACAGTAACTTATAGGTAGGTAACTGCTTCCAGTATGTTTTTTACAATGTAGCCTCGTAAACTGATCAATATAAGGACCTACCACACTATTTCACTATTATGAAATGTAAATGAGGTTTTATCTTAGACTAACGTGAGTGTGTGTCCCAAGGCACTGCCATGGCAGTGGAGGTCTGCTTGAGTATTCAGTCATACAACACTCCACCCTCAGACAAGCAGTGGAGTCCCCTACCCCCTCATGGAGTCAGGTATTGATATACTATATCATTACTCACATTTCTAACATAAAGGATCATGTAGTACCGTTAACTAATATGATTTATCAATCTATTTGAAGAGAGTTTCAACAGGGTGTTGCGTTGCTATTTTTATTGTAATACTGTTAAGCCTGGTGGTGTGTGACAGATTAGCTTGCTGTAGATGGCACACTCCCTGCTGAACACCTCATAGTTAAGCTTGACACTACTTCTTTACATTGGGAACACCTCATAGTTAAGCTTGACACTACTTCTTTACATTGGGAACACCTCATAGTTAAGCTTGACACTACTTCTTTACATAAGGAACATCTCATAGTTAAGCTTGACACTACTTCTTTACATTAGGAACATCTCATTGTTAAGCTTGACACTACTTCTTTACATCAGGAACATCTCTTAGTTAAGCTTGACACCACTTCTTTACAATGTGCTAATCACAGATATTGTCACTACAGTTTGTAGCTGTAAGAAAACACACTAGTGTACGCCTTATTACATTGATTGGGCTCCACTAGTCAAACTTACATGTATGGTAGTCCATTGAAGTATCAGTTCTTTCCAGACTGCAACATAAAATATAATTCTGAATGTAAACTGCTGAGGTCCGCTGGTTGAAATGACAGAGGACATTGTTTTACaacacccctcctgtctccttttaaaccctccaaccctccatgCCTACCCCCAGTCAGGACACCCCAGTCGAAGTACACGTTGGTGGGGGAGGTGATACGTCACGTCATCCCTGGAGCCACACAATGCTCCATAGGGTGTGGAGGTCAGAACTGCAAGTATGAGAACCCTGACCGCTGGAGCAAGGACAAGCAAGCCATCAAAGGCCTTTACTCCTCCTGGTAGGAATCAGAAAGGCTCTATAAAAATGTGTATGTTGAATGTAAGTGGATTATACCCGTAAGTTTAATGCAGAAACATGTCTTTCCTTTCAGGGTCACGGAAAACCTACTTGCCATGGCCAGACCATCTACTGTATTAATAGAAAAGTACAACATTATTGACCAATTTAAAAGGTAACACTATAAGTCAATTCAATGCTCCTAGTATagatcaaataaataaattattattaattgtgtgtgtgtatgcgtatgtGTAGATGTGGCCTGAAGACAGTGATAAACCTGCAGAGACCTGGGGAACACGCCAGCTGTGGTCCCAATGCACTGGAATCAGAGAGTGGATTCTCCTACCAACCTGAGGTCTTCATGGAGAACAACAGTAAGTCTATGACCATTCCTCTACAATGAGAAAAACAGAAGGGGGCCAATGCAAATTTACTGTGTGAATGGTTAAATAATGACTGTCCTTATATTCCAGTATATTTCTACAACTTTGGTTGGAATGACTATGGGGTGGCCTCCCTCGCATCCATCCTGGACATGGTGAAGGTCATGTCCTTTGCGATGCAGGAGGGGAAGATGGCTGTCCACTGTCATGCTGGTCTGGGAAGAACAGGTAATGTATAGGACAAAAAAGTTGTATTATTAATCAAATGATTATGTTTTGTGGTCACATGACTGACCATCTCGCTAATGGTTTTGCCACTGTCTTCCATCAGGTGTGTTGTTAGCGTGTTACCTGGTCTTCGCCACCAGGATGACCGCTGACCAGGCCATCGTGTTTGTACGTTCCAAACGACCCAACTCCATCCAGACCAGAGGTCAGCTGTATTGCGTGCGGGAGTTTGCCCAGTTCCTGGTCCCTGTCAGGAGTATTTTCTCCTGCGCTGAGCCCAGGACTAACCCCATCACCCTGTCCCAGTTCCTGACCCGCCAGGGACACATGCTGCATGGCTATGAGCGCCGGGAGCTCAGGCACCTGCCCAAGATCATCCAGGTGATCTGCAAGCTGCTGCTGGACATCGCTGAGAACCGGCAGGTCATCGAGGAGGACATGCTGGACATCCATGACATGACGGCCGAGGAGGAGATGGAGTTTGAGCGCTATCGCGACTTTGGATTCACCAAGGGAAGCTTCGGGGGAGGCGGCCTTGGAGGGCAGCCCCGCTTACCGGGACCCCCAACCAAACCCCGGCATGCCAACGAACCGCCCCTGTTCTACCACCGCAAGAGCCTGAGCTACAGCGAGTCGGACCTGCGGAGGCTGGGCTCTGAGCTGAACCTGCCGACCCTACCTCTCTCCAACTCGCTGTCCGCTTGCAACATGTCTgtggcctgttctccctccctGAACTCCCTGCCAAGGACCCCGGCCACAGGCAGCCCCATGGGGCCCAGGCATATAACCACCACCTACGGCTCCCAAGATGGATCCCTCTGGGAGCAGAAGAGCCTCGCGGAGGGATCACCGCTCCTAAAGAAGACACAGAAAGCCTGCCAGCGCAGCGAGTCCGAGTGCAACCCCGAGAAGAAAGGGTATAGCAGCATGTTGTTTAGGTggaaggaggagcagagggaCAAGTTAGCGAACAATGGTGATGTGTCTCAGATAGAGGAGTCAGAGGTGCCCttcatcaccatccagacagagtTGTCCAAGGAGGCCAGGCGGCTGCTGGTGGCCCAGGCCCTGGCTGTGGATCTGGagcaggatggagaggaggagcacAGGGAGAGACTACAAGCCTGGCAGGTACGAACTTCATATTCTACACCATTGTTattaaaatactgtatataccttTTGGAATACTGTACATACAATATTATATATTGAAATAGTATAGTCAGAcgtgtggtagtagtaatagagTAGCATAGCACAATTGATGAATCCTGTTTACCTGAACAGTATCTGACAACTACGTTTGTACATAAAGGAAATTCACAGAGGTTTGACTTTCCATTTTTAATACTGGAGTGGCGTTAGACTGTTAGCTCCACTACACCTGATGTGGGTTTTGGTGACACTGATTGTGTATTCTGTGGGTTTTTGCAGTCAGAGTTGAACATGGGAGGGGCATGGGAGAGGCTGTGTACATTGGAGAAGGACCCGTTTGTGCTGTCTGGGCTGATGTGGACCTGGCTGGAGCAGCTGAAGGAGCCAGTCATCTCCATCAAGGATATACAGAATCTGGACCATAACAACAGTGACCCTGCAAACCCAGAGGCTGTCTTCAAACCACTGGACCAGGTCAGCAGCACTTACTGTAGGCCATtacatttacagtaccagtcaaaagtttggacacatactcattaaagggtttttctttatttatcttttctacattgtagaataatagtaaatacatcaaaactatgaaataatacatattgaatcatgtagtaaccaaaaaatgtgttaaacaaatcaaaatatattttaaatttgagattttaaaaaaaaacaccctttgccttgatgacagctttgcacacttttggcattctctcgaccagctttgtgagatagtcacctggaatgcatttcaattaacaggtgtgccttgttaagttaatttgtggaatttctttccttcctaatgcatttaagccaatcagttgtgttgtgacaaggtaggattggtatacagaagatagccctatttgataaaagaccaagtcaatattatggcaagaacagctcaaataaggaaagagaaatgacagtccatcattactttaagacatgaaggtcagtcaatacggaacatttcaaaaactttgaatgtttcttcaagtgctgtcacaaaaaccatcaagctctatgatgaaactggctctcatgaggaccgccacaggaaaggaagacccagagttatctttgctgcagaggatacgttcattagagttaactgcacctcagattgcagcccaaataaatgctacagagttcaagtaacagatacatctcaacatcaactgttcactgtgtgaatcaggccttcatggtcgaattgctgcaaagaaaccactactaaaggacaccaattagaagaaaagacttgcttaagccaagaaacacgagcaatggacagcTGACCAGTgggaatctgtcctttgttctgaggagtccaaatttgagatttttggttccaaccaccgtgtctttgtgagatgcacagtaggtgaacggattatctctacatgtgtggttcccaccctgaagcatggaggaggaggtgtgatagtgtggggatgctttgctggtgacactgtcaatgatttatttagaattcaaggcacagttaaccagcatggctaccacagcattctgcagcgatacgccatcccatctggtttgcgcttagtgggacaatcatttgtttttcaacaggacaatgacccaaaacacctccaggctgtataagggctatttgaccaaggaggagagtgatggagtgctgtatcagaagACTGatatgctcagcatatgtgggaactccttcaagactcttggaaaagcattcctcatgaagctggttgagagaatgccaagagtgtgcaaagctgtcatcaaggcaaagggaggttactttgaagaatctaaaatatgaactattttcatttgtttaacacttttttggtttctacatgattccataagggttatttcatagtttgatgtcttcactattattatacagtaCATCGTAGAaagtagtacaaataaagaaaaaccctagaatgagtaggggtgtccaaactttgactggcactgtacatttgtcatttagcagacacttatagTGTGACTTACAGTAGAgttcatacattttcatatttgtcccacggtcccccgtgggaatcgaaccaacaaccctggcgttgcaagtgccatgctctactaactgagccacaaCAGGGCTTCTCACTCTGGACCCAATCATACTGTACATGACAGATTTACTACAGAAAACTTGGAATAGCGCCATACTGTATGAAATTAATTTCTACTGACTACTTCTGTTCAGTTAACCAACTCATTTGGGGTGGcagtagcctagaggttagagaagCCGACCAGCAGCTGGAAGGTTGCTGGTACAAGCCTTGGGCCAGGCAACACAAAATGGGAATGGAACTGGCAGCTAAAAGGGTGCTGGTCTTTGATCCCATGTACGATCTCTTGCAAGGCACTTAATGCCCACAGTTGCTCTTCATCCAATGATGTGTGTATCTGGGGGTGTTGTGAAAGGCAGAAGACACATTTTAGTTCTAACCAATGGACAATTAAAGTTGTATTCTATTCAACCCCATCCCCTCCAGGCTCCCAGGGAGATGTTAGTGTGCATTCTGGACTGTATGGCTCATGTTCTCACAATTCCAGAGGAGGTGGAGGCTGCTTTCCTGGAGCGTACCATC
Encoded proteins:
- the LOC139416260 gene encoding protein tyrosine phosphatase domain-containing protein 1, encoding MESVRTPQSKYTLVGEVIRHVIPGATQCSIGCGGQNCKYENPDRWSKDKQAIKGLYSSWVTENLLAMARPSTVLIEKYNIIDQFKRCGLKTVINLQRPGEHASCGPNALESESGFSYQPEVFMENNIYFYNFGWNDYGVASLASILDMVKVMSFAMQEGKMAVHCHAGLGRTGVLLACYLVFATRMTADQAIVFVRSKRPNSIQTRGQLYCVREFAQFLVPVRSIFSCAEPRTNPITLSQFLTRQGHMLHGYERRELRHLPKIIQVICKLLLDIAENRQVIEEDMLDIHDMTAEEEMEFERYRDFGFTKGSFGGGGLGGQPRLPGPPTKPRHANEPPLFYHRKSLSYSESDLRRLGSELNLPTLPLSNSLSACNMSVACSPSLNSLPRTPATGSPMGPRHITTTYGSQDGSLWEQKSLAEGSPLLKKTQKACQRSESECNPEKKGYSSMLFRWKEEQRDKLANNGDVSQIEESEVPFITIQTELSKEARRLLVAQALAVDLEQDGEEEHRERLQAWQSELNMGGAWERLCTLEKDPFVLSGLMWTWLEQLKEPVISIKDIQNLDHNNSDPANPEAVFKPLDQAPREMLVCILDCMAHVLTIPEEVEAAFLERTIKAFTKMGKGSAVYPDMTEILRLVLHDMRFIAIEEDEVPDMAPIPTVLIP